The following are from one region of the Knoellia sp. p5-6-4 genome:
- a CDS encoding disulfide bond formation protein DsbA — protein MSDSTNTRTRSAAEFWFDPLCPWAWMTSRWMTEVEQVRPVDVTWSVMSLSVLNEGRDLPEDYRALMDRGWGPVRVVIAAAREYGDKVVKPLYDAMGTRIHVQDEKDLDAVVAAALDEVGIDPGLARFAGSDEVDDRLRASHQRAIDLVGDEVGTPVVAVNGVAFFGPVVSPAPKGEDAGRLWDGCVLVAGTQGFFELKRSRTVGPIFD, from the coding sequence ATGAGTGACTCCACGAACACCCGGACCCGGTCGGCCGCAGAGTTCTGGTTCGACCCGCTCTGCCCGTGGGCCTGGATGACCTCGCGCTGGATGACGGAGGTCGAGCAGGTCCGCCCGGTTGACGTCACCTGGTCGGTCATGAGCCTGTCCGTCCTGAACGAGGGACGCGACCTGCCCGAGGACTACCGCGCGCTCATGGACCGCGGTTGGGGACCCGTCCGCGTCGTCATCGCCGCCGCCCGTGAGTACGGCGACAAGGTCGTCAAGCCCCTGTACGACGCGATGGGCACCCGGATCCACGTCCAGGACGAGAAGGACCTCGACGCCGTGGTCGCCGCGGCGCTCGACGAGGTCGGCATCGACCCCGGCCTCGCGCGGTTCGCAGGCAGCGACGAGGTCGACGACCGGCTGCGCGCCAGCCACCAGCGCGCCATCGACCTCGTCGGCGACGAGGTGGGCACCCCGGTGGTGGCCGTCAACGGGGTCGCGTTCTTCGGGCCGGTGGTCAGTCCGGCCCCCAAGGGAGAGGACGCCGGGCGGCTCTGGGACGGTTGCGTCCTGGTGGCCGGTACGCAAGGGTTCTTCGAGCTCAAGCGGAGCCGGACGGTAGGCCCGATCTTCGACTAG
- the pepN gene encoding aminopeptidase N, with amino-acid sequence MPGKNLTRDEAIARAAIVSVDHYDVELDLTTSEKTFRTRTTVTFSSPEPGASTFIDLIAESVESITLNGESLDPAAHFDGVRVQVPSLAEHNELTIDATGVYMNTGEGLHRFVDPVDNEVYLYSQFEVADCRRMFAVFEQPDLKASYAFTVTAPSHWEVVSNSPTPEPSPAGDGVATWAFEPTPRMSCYITALVAGPYAVVRDEVETRKGTVPLGIFCRKSMLQHLDADNIFDCTKRGFAFFENEFDSEYPFAKYDQLFTPEYNMGAMENAGAVTINEIYVFRAKVTEAIIERRALTILHELAHMWFGNLVTMKWWNDLWLNESFAEWASTTCQAEATQWETAWTTFGTSEKAWAYRQDQLSSTHPIVAPIRDLEDVEVNFDGITYAKGASVLKQLVAYVGREPFVAGLRSYFAKHAWGNTTLADLLDELAATSGRDLDTWSKLWLETAGVNTLRPEVEVDEQGVITSARIVQTYAEGYETLRPHRLAVGLYAVEGDALVRTDRLELDVDGESTDVPELVGRAQPDLLLVNDDDLAYAKIRLDERSLATALAHPRGFQDSLPRALVLGAAWDMTRDAEMPARAFVDLVLASLPGETDSTLLRTLLGQLQTTVLLYTAEERRQETLARTVASLKELARRAEPASDAQLQLVTTYAGMLTSADDAGYVRGLLEGTEVLDGLAIDTEMRWTLLTSMAAAGAADEAQVRAERERDNTSTGREREARALAARPTPEAKAAAWAAGVESDQLPNSVLDATSLGFGRAVDPTLLLPYVEKYHAMLLEVWGRRTHAIAESIVQQFYPAALANQELLDATQAWLDAHHDAPAALVRLVSENRDSIARALRAQERDARG; translated from the coding sequence GTGCCCGGCAAGAACCTGACCCGCGACGAGGCCATCGCCCGCGCCGCGATCGTGAGTGTCGACCACTACGACGTCGAGCTCGACCTGACCACCTCCGAGAAGACGTTCCGCACCCGCACCACGGTGACGTTCTCCAGCCCCGAGCCGGGCGCCTCCACCTTCATCGACCTCATCGCCGAGTCGGTCGAGTCGATCACGCTCAACGGCGAGTCGCTCGACCCGGCCGCGCACTTCGACGGCGTCCGCGTGCAGGTCCCCTCCCTCGCCGAGCACAACGAGCTCACCATCGACGCGACCGGCGTCTACATGAACACGGGCGAGGGCCTTCACCGCTTCGTCGACCCGGTCGACAACGAGGTCTACCTCTACTCGCAGTTCGAGGTGGCCGACTGCCGCCGCATGTTCGCCGTCTTCGAGCAGCCCGACCTCAAGGCCAGCTACGCGTTCACGGTCACGGCGCCGAGCCACTGGGAGGTCGTCTCCAACTCCCCCACCCCCGAGCCCAGCCCGGCCGGTGACGGCGTCGCCACCTGGGCCTTCGAGCCCACCCCGCGCATGTCGTGCTACATCACGGCGCTGGTCGCCGGCCCGTACGCCGTGGTGCGCGACGAGGTGGAGACCCGCAAGGGCACCGTGCCGTTGGGCATCTTCTGCCGCAAGTCGATGCTGCAGCACCTCGACGCCGACAACATCTTCGACTGCACCAAGCGCGGGTTCGCATTCTTCGAGAACGAGTTCGACAGCGAGTACCCGTTCGCCAAGTACGACCAGCTGTTCACGCCGGAGTACAACATGGGCGCGATGGAGAACGCCGGCGCCGTCACCATCAACGAGATCTACGTCTTCCGCGCCAAGGTCACCGAGGCGATCATCGAGCGCCGCGCGCTGACGATCCTGCACGAGCTGGCCCACATGTGGTTCGGCAACCTCGTGACGATGAAGTGGTGGAACGACCTGTGGCTCAACGAGTCGTTCGCCGAGTGGGCCTCCACGACCTGCCAGGCAGAGGCCACCCAGTGGGAGACCGCCTGGACCACCTTCGGCACCTCGGAGAAGGCGTGGGCCTACCGCCAGGACCAGCTCTCCTCCACGCACCCGATCGTCGCCCCGATCCGCGACCTCGAGGACGTCGAGGTCAACTTCGACGGCATCACCTACGCCAAGGGCGCCTCGGTGCTCAAGCAGCTGGTGGCCTACGTCGGCCGTGAGCCGTTCGTCGCCGGCCTGCGCAGCTACTTCGCCAAGCACGCCTGGGGCAACACCACCCTGGCCGACCTGCTCGACGAGCTGGCCGCCACCTCTGGCCGCGACCTCGACACCTGGAGCAAGCTCTGGCTCGAGACCGCCGGCGTCAACACGCTGCGTCCCGAGGTCGAGGTCGACGAGCAGGGCGTGATCACCTCGGCGCGGATCGTGCAGACGTATGCCGAGGGCTACGAGACGCTGCGCCCGCACCGCCTGGCGGTGGGCCTGTACGCCGTGGAGGGCGATGCCCTGGTGCGCACCGACCGCCTCGAGCTCGACGTCGACGGCGAGAGCACCGACGTGCCCGAGCTCGTCGGCAGGGCCCAGCCCGACCTCCTGCTCGTCAACGACGACGACCTGGCCTACGCCAAGATCCGTCTCGACGAGCGCTCGCTCGCCACCGCGTTGGCGCACCCCCGCGGATTCCAGGACAGCCTGCCGCGCGCGCTCGTGCTCGGCGCCGCCTGGGACATGACCCGTGACGCCGAGATGCCCGCGCGCGCCTTCGTCGACCTCGTGCTGGCCTCGCTGCCCGGCGAGACGGACTCCACCCTGCTGCGCACCCTGCTCGGCCAGCTCCAGACGACGGTGCTCCTGTACACCGCTGAGGAGCGCCGCCAGGAGACCCTCGCCCGCACCGTGGCGTCCCTGAAGGAGCTGGCGCGGCGGGCCGAGCCGGCCAGCGACGCCCAGCTCCAGCTCGTGACCACGTATGCCGGGATGCTCACCTCCGCCGACGACGCCGGCTACGTCCGTGGCCTGCTCGAGGGCACCGAGGTGCTCGACGGCCTGGCCATCGACACCGAGATGCGGTGGACGCTGCTGACCTCGATGGCGGCCGCCGGCGCAGCCGACGAGGCGCAGGTGCGCGCCGAGCGCGAGCGCGACAACACCTCGACCGGTCGCGAGCGCGAGGCCCGCGCGCTGGCGGCCCGCCCCACACCCGAGGCCAAGGCAGCGGCATGGGCGGCCGGGGTGGAGTCCGACCAGCTGCCCAACAGCGTGCTCGACGCGACGAGCCTCGGCTTTGGCCGTGCGGTCGACCCGACGCTGCTGCTTCCTTACGTCGAGAAGTACCACGCGATGCTGCTCGAGGTCTGGGGCAGGCGCACGCACGCGATCGCCGAGTCGATCGTCCAGCAGTTCTACCCGGCCGCCCTGGCGAACCAGGAGCTGCTCGACGCCACCCAGGCCTGGCTCGACGCCCACCACGACGCCCCCGCCGCGCTCGTGCGCCTGGTCTCGGAGAACCGCGACAGCATCGCCCGCGCGCTGCGGGCGCAGGAGCGCGACGCCCGGGGCTGA
- a CDS encoding PP2C family protein-serine/threonine phosphatase codes for MEVHSEVLARRRRAIRLQRYLRAHPSAIWTRAVQPATATVLSVGALLAAIAMHQWPTVVPFSGFIPFAVLAGLLLRPRHLAVVDGVLVVCAAWAAIERSEGDPLVYLNAFVVLLLVMVIMFSVATSRARLGVQGSLGETMLVDLRDRLLTQGELPDLPQDWGAELCVLSAYGDSFSGDFVVTSKTDGCLEIALVDVSGKGVAAGTRSLLLSGAFGGLLGSMPVDRFLPAANAYLMRQHWDEGFATAAHAFIDLETGAFSIGSAGHPPVARFSAGSGRWEMLEAVEGPVLGVSEGVGFPRTTGMLQRGDALLLYTDGVIETRTRDLRDGIDRMLGTAERMITRGFEGMAERMCVSARAGETDDRAAVIVWRR; via the coding sequence GTGGAAGTCCATAGCGAGGTGTTGGCCCGCCGCAGGCGGGCCATCCGCCTTCAGCGCTACCTCCGTGCGCACCCGAGCGCGATCTGGACGCGGGCGGTGCAGCCCGCCACGGCGACCGTGCTCAGCGTCGGCGCGCTGCTCGCCGCCATCGCGATGCACCAGTGGCCCACCGTCGTGCCCTTCTCCGGGTTCATCCCCTTCGCGGTGCTGGCGGGCCTGTTGTTGCGGCCGCGCCACCTGGCGGTCGTCGACGGCGTCCTGGTGGTCTGCGCCGCGTGGGCGGCCATCGAGCGCAGCGAGGGCGACCCGCTCGTCTACCTCAACGCCTTCGTGGTGCTGCTGCTGGTGATGGTCATCATGTTCTCCGTGGCCACCTCCCGGGCCCGGCTCGGCGTGCAGGGGAGCCTCGGCGAGACCATGCTCGTCGACCTGCGGGACCGGCTGCTCACCCAGGGCGAGCTGCCCGACCTCCCGCAGGACTGGGGCGCCGAGCTGTGCGTGCTCTCCGCCTACGGCGACTCCTTCTCGGGCGACTTCGTCGTCACGAGCAAGACCGACGGATGCCTGGAGATCGCCCTGGTCGACGTCTCCGGCAAGGGTGTCGCAGCCGGGACGCGGTCGCTGCTCCTGTCGGGCGCCTTCGGTGGCCTGCTGGGATCCATGCCGGTCGACCGGTTCCTACCCGCAGCCAACGCCTACCTGATGCGCCAGCACTGGGACGAGGGCTTCGCGACTGCGGCGCACGCCTTCATCGACCTCGAGACCGGTGCCTTCAGCATCGGCTCCGCGGGTCACCCGCCGGTCGCCCGCTTCTCGGCCGGGTCGGGCCGCTGGGAGATGCTCGAGGCCGTGGAGGGGCCGGTCCTCGGAGTCAGCGAGGGGGTCGGCTTCCCGCGCACCACCGGCATGCTTCAGCGCGGTGACGCGTTGCTGCTCTACACCGACGGCGTGATCGAGACCCGCACCCGCGACCTGCGCGACGGCATCGACCGCATGCTCGGCACCGCCGAGCGGATGATCACCCGCGGCTTCGAGGGCATGGCCGAGCGGATGTGCGTCTCAGCCCGGGCGGGCGAGACCGACGACCGCGCGGCGGTCATCGTGTGGCGCCGCTGA
- a CDS encoding ribose-5-phosphate isomerase, whose translation MRVHIGGDHAAYELLGELVAFLEEEGHEVTNHGPHDYDAQDDYPVFCLRAAEGVAADPGSLGIVLGGSGNGEQMAANKVAGIRAALCYNEELARLAREHNNALVLSIGARMNSSDEAKAMVRTFLGTEYSGETRHQRRIDMLTAYEQSGALPPLPGSVD comes from the coding sequence ATGCGCGTCCACATCGGCGGCGACCACGCCGCATACGAGCTGCTCGGCGAGCTCGTCGCCTTCCTCGAGGAGGAGGGACACGAAGTGACCAACCACGGCCCGCACGACTACGACGCACAGGACGACTACCCGGTCTTCTGCCTGCGGGCGGCCGAGGGCGTGGCTGCAGACCCCGGCTCGCTCGGCATCGTGCTCGGCGGGTCGGGCAACGGCGAGCAGATGGCCGCCAACAAGGTCGCCGGCATCCGGGCGGCGCTCTGCTACAACGAGGAGCTGGCGCGGCTGGCCCGTGAGCACAACAACGCGCTCGTGCTGTCGATCGGCGCCCGGATGAACAGCAGCGACGAGGCCAAGGCCATGGTGCGGACCTTCCTGGGCACCGAGTACTCCGGCGAGACCCGGCACCAGCGGCGGATCGACATGCTGACCGCCTACGAGCAGTCCGGTGCCCTGCCGCCCCTGCCGGGTTCTGTGGATTGA